A window of the Thermoleophilia bacterium SCSIO 60948 genome harbors these coding sequences:
- a CDS encoding ATP-dependent metallopeptidase FtsH/Yme1/Tma family protein: MRRFFRSAAFPILIVVILAFFAQRLIAPPTGDDEPTWNEFSAQIDDSPSDFKEVTVDQGTEEVTVVMDDDSETEYTFGYPSELEASLIEALDRNDVDTRVEGIGGGGILSVLTYILPFLLFLGFWLFLMNQMQGGGSKVMSFGKSRAKRMSVDAPKITFRDVAGADEAVQELHEIKEFLENPKKFQALGARIPKGVLLYGPPGTGKTLLARAVAGEAGVPFFSISGSDFVEMFVGVGASRVRDLFEQAKQNSPCIIFMDEIDAVGRHRGAGMGGGHDEREQTLNQLLVEMDGFEMKDNIILIAATNRPDILDPALLRPGRFDRQIVVDRPDRKGRKKILEVHTRGKPLGKEIDLDALAGQTPGFTGADLANLINESALLTARSGKREITMQELEEGIMRVIAGPEKKTRVMSEKERLITAYHELGHAIVGHVLPNCDPVHKVSIVGRGQALGYTISLPQEDKFLTSRAELAETMAMTLGGRAAEEIVFSEITTGASNDLEKVTATAKGMVMRYGMSERLGPRVFGNDRSQPFLGRELGNDADYSDEIAREIDDEIRRIVEDAHQSAKDILIERREGLDRISNILLARETIDAREFEQLLDGASEEEVFGPDDAEGDAPAEAEEESETADSSDGREAARPPMGRPRPGFAGGTEMRADEPRS; this comes from the coding sequence ATGCGTCGTTTCTTCCGCAGCGCGGCGTTCCCGATCCTGATCGTCGTCATCCTGGCGTTCTTCGCCCAGCGGCTGATCGCCCCGCCGACCGGCGATGACGAGCCGACCTGGAACGAGTTCTCCGCCCAGATCGACGACTCGCCCTCCGACTTCAAGGAGGTCACGGTCGACCAGGGGACCGAGGAGGTCACCGTCGTCATGGACGACGACTCGGAGACCGAGTACACGTTCGGTTACCCCTCCGAGCTCGAGGCCTCGCTGATCGAGGCGCTCGACCGCAACGACGTCGACACCCGCGTCGAGGGAATCGGCGGCGGCGGGATCCTCTCCGTCCTCACCTACATCCTTCCCTTCCTGCTGTTCCTCGGCTTCTGGCTCTTCCTGATGAACCAGATGCAGGGCGGCGGCTCGAAGGTCATGAGCTTCGGCAAGTCGCGCGCCAAGCGAATGTCGGTCGACGCGCCGAAGATCACCTTCCGCGACGTCGCCGGCGCCGACGAGGCCGTCCAGGAGCTCCACGAGATCAAGGAGTTCCTCGAGAACCCGAAGAAGTTCCAGGCGCTCGGCGCCCGGATCCCGAAGGGCGTCCTGCTCTACGGGCCTCCCGGAACCGGCAAGACGCTGCTCGCGCGAGCCGTCGCCGGCGAGGCGGGGGTGCCGTTCTTCTCGATCTCGGGCTCGGACTTCGTCGAGATGTTCGTCGGCGTCGGCGCCAGCCGCGTCCGCGACCTCTTCGAGCAGGCCAAGCAGAACAGCCCCTGCATCATCTTCATGGACGAGATCGACGCCGTCGGCCGCCACCGCGGCGCCGGCATGGGCGGCGGTCACGACGAGCGCGAGCAGACGCTCAACCAGTTGCTCGTCGAGATGGACGGCTTCGAGATGAAGGACAACATCATCCTCATCGCGGCGACCAACCGGCCCGACATCCTCGACCCGGCGCTGCTTCGTCCCGGCCGCTTCGACCGCCAGATCGTCGTCGACCGCCCGGACCGCAAGGGCCGCAAGAAGATCCTCGAGGTCCACACGCGCGGCAAGCCGCTCGGCAAGGAGATCGACCTCGACGCGCTCGCCGGCCAGACCCCAGGCTTCACCGGTGCCGACCTCGCGAACCTGATCAACGAGTCGGCGCTGCTGACCGCGCGCTCGGGCAAGCGCGAGATCACGATGCAGGAGCTCGAGGAGGGGATCATGCGCGTGATCGCCGGCCCCGAGAAGAAGACCCGCGTGATGAGCGAGAAGGAACGGCTCATCACGGCCTACCACGAGCTCGGCCACGCGATCGTCGGCCACGTCCTGCCGAACTGCGACCCGGTCCACAAGGTCTCGATCGTCGGCCGCGGCCAGGCGCTCGGCTACACGATCTCGCTGCCGCAGGAGGACAAGTTCCTGACCTCGCGCGCCGAGCTCGCCGAGACGATGGCGATGACGCTCGGCGGCCGCGCTGCCGAGGAGATCGTCTTCTCCGAGATCACGACCGGCGCCTCGAACGACCTCGAGAAGGTGACCGCGACCGCCAAGGGCATGGTCATGCGCTACGGCATGTCCGAGCGCCTCGGGCCGCGCGTGTTCGGCAACGACCGCTCGCAGCCGTTCCTCGGCCGCGAGCTCGGCAACGACGCCGACTACTCGGACGAGATCGCGCGCGAGATCGACGACGAGATCCGCCGCATCGTCGAGGACGCCCACCAGTCGGCCAAGGACATCCTGATCGAGCGCCGCGAGGGCCTCGACCGGATCTCGAACATCCTGCTGGCGCGCGAGACGATCGACGCCCGCGAGTTCGAGCAGCTGCTCGACGGCGCCTCCGAGGAGGAGGTCTTCGGGCCCGACGACGCCGAGGGCGATGCCCCGGCCGAGGCCGAGGAGGAGTCCGAGACGGCCGACTCCTCGGACGGACGCGAGGCCGCGCGCCCGCCGATGGGTCGCCCGCGTCCGGGCTTCGCCGGCGGCACCGAGATGCGCGCCGACGAACCGCGCTCCTAG
- the sugE gene encoding quaternary ammonium compound efflux SMR transporter SugE codes for MAWVLLIGAGLLEVVWALALKGSDGFSKLPATVVFVVALVASMVLLALALRELPVGTGYAVWTGIGAVGTAIVGITMLGESADALRIASIALIAAGIIGLGLAS; via the coding sequence ATGGCCTGGGTGCTGTTGATCGGCGCGGGTCTGCTCGAGGTCGTGTGGGCGTTGGCGCTCAAGGGCTCCGACGGGTTCTCGAAGCTGCCCGCGACCGTCGTCTTCGTCGTCGCGCTCGTCGCCAGCATGGTCCTGCTGGCGCTCGCCCTGCGCGAGCTCCCGGTCGGCACCGGCTACGCGGTCTGGACCGGCATCGGAGCCGTCGGGACGGCGATCGTCGGGATCACGATGCTCGGTGAGAGCGCCGACGCCCTGCGGATCGCCAGCATCGCGCTGATCGCAGCCGGGATCATCGGGCTCGGACTGGCGTCCTAG
- a CDS encoding transglycosylase SLT domain-containing protein, whose product MKRTFLLTFALAILGLAVAAGASQAGGGLLGTGVGPVDVNVPGGQNLPEAPVPQCANLADEDGDGLIDLADPDCSSALDNSESGSAGVPTTTVPTNPEVPVDPTNPIPDTSVPPTTTIPPTTTTPTGPEGPTGGGGLGEGPRGSGGTYDAGGDRDQDRDEPEPDIGSDAPREPMDQPDLRRPDGSPTATNPTVTQADFGPASIGVPNFMIDDFSIPPFLLPIYQACGTQYNVPWEVLASINRIETNFGELATVTSYAGAVGWMQFMPATWEAYGVDANGDGKRDPYNPVDAICGAANYLDASGASDDLRSAIFAYNHADWYVDEVILYAEQYGDLPDDLVGSLTGLTENARFPVAADARYADDLSERELMMRASGKVDPNAGSQLIKSSPTRRGINIYSRDNAPVVAVNDGTVTKIGKSKRLGRFIVLTDNYGNRFTYSNLGEIAPAYPVPKERKLKASDFAIDGKKGELPEPEQPASVTREPAEKKSLGGGTRKNIKQPKAAKAKGGGSAAKPGSKRLTNTEDMRDRLFAYPERERNKARADLTGQLDGLMRNRMPGYENFKDYLGGVMRFDQKTMRLEKLRKGSKVTGGTVLGRLTEGADASPYLHFTIRPAGRGAPKIDPKPILDGWKLLEATAIYRAAGKNPFEQSEADTGQILLMSKEQLIKQVTSDPGIEIYSCGVDDIRSGQIDRRILALLAYLSERGLDPTVTSLRCGRSSIYTSSGGISQHSFGGAVDIAQINGISMLGNQGPGTITESTIEEILKLQGPMVPDQVISLMEMGGPTFSLPDHNDHIHVGYAATTESTIGGEPSARESSVLKPDQWDRLIDQLGKIDNPDVLSRPSRFALPAEQGKSKRLKGRASSAHIAE is encoded by the coding sequence ATGAAGAGAACTTTCCTACTTACCTTCGCTCTGGCGATCCTGGGGCTTGCCGTCGCAGCGGGTGCCTCCCAGGCGGGCGGAGGCCTGCTCGGAACGGGCGTGGGCCCGGTCGACGTCAACGTTCCCGGCGGCCAGAACCTCCCCGAGGCTCCGGTCCCCCAGTGCGCCAACCTCGCCGATGAGGACGGGGACGGCCTGATCGACCTCGCCGACCCGGATTGCTCGAGCGCCCTCGACAACTCCGAGTCCGGCAGCGCGGGCGTGCCGACCACGACCGTCCCGACCAACCCTGAAGTTCCGGTTGACCCCACCAACCCGATCCCGGACACCTCGGTCCCGCCGACCACGACCATCCCCCCGACGACCACCACGCCGACCGGTCCCGAGGGTCCGACCGGCGGCGGCGGACTCGGCGAGGGGCCGCGCGGCAGCGGCGGAACCTACGACGCCGGGGGTGATCGCGACCAGGATCGCGACGAGCCCGAGCCCGACATCGGCTCCGACGCCCCCCGTGAGCCGATGGACCAGCCCGATCTGCGCAGGCCCGACGGCTCGCCGACCGCGACAAACCCGACCGTGACTCAGGCCGATTTCGGCCCGGCGTCGATCGGGGTCCCGAACTTCATGATCGATGACTTCTCGATCCCGCCCTTCCTGCTCCCGATCTACCAGGCCTGCGGCACCCAGTACAACGTGCCGTGGGAGGTGCTCGCATCGATCAATCGGATCGAGACGAACTTCGGCGAGCTCGCCACCGTGACCTCCTACGCGGGCGCGGTCGGCTGGATGCAGTTCATGCCGGCGACCTGGGAGGCCTACGGGGTCGACGCCAACGGCGACGGCAAGCGCGACCCCTACAACCCCGTCGACGCGATCTGTGGCGCTGCGAACTACCTCGACGCGTCGGGCGCCTCTGACGACCTGCGCTCGGCGATCTTCGCCTACAACCACGCCGACTGGTACGTCGACGAGGTCATCCTCTACGCCGAGCAGTACGGCGACCTGCCCGACGATCTCGTCGGTTCGCTCACCGGCCTGACCGAGAACGCTCGATTCCCGGTCGCCGCTGATGCCCGCTACGCCGACGACCTCTCCGAGCGCGAGCTGATGATGCGCGCGTCGGGCAAGGTTGACCCGAACGCCGGCTCACAGCTGATCAAGAGCTCGCCGACCCGCCGCGGCATAAATATCTACTCCCGCGACAACGCGCCCGTCGTCGCGGTCAACGACGGGACCGTCACCAAGATCGGCAAGTCGAAGAGACTCGGCAGGTTCATCGTCCTGACCGACAACTACGGGAACCGCTTCACCTACTCGAACCTCGGTGAGATCGCGCCGGCCTACCCGGTACCTAAGGAGCGCAAGCTGAAGGCCTCGGACTTCGCGATCGACGGCAAGAAGGGTGAGCTCCCGGAGCCGGAGCAGCCGGCGAGCGTCACGAGGGAGCCAGCCGAGAAGAAGAGCCTCGGCGGTGGCACCCGCAAGAACATCAAGCAGCCCAAAGCGGCCAAGGCGAAGGGCGGCGGTTCCGCGGCGAAGCCGGGATCGAAGCGCCTCACCAACACCGAGGACATGCGCGACCGTCTCTTCGCCTATCCGGAGCGCGAGCGAAACAAGGCGCGTGCCGACCTGACGGGCCAGCTCGACGGGCTGATGCGCAACCGGATGCCCGGCTACGAGAACTTCAAGGACTACCTCGGCGGCGTGATGCGCTTCGATCAGAAGACGATGCGCCTCGAGAAGCTCCGCAAGGGCTCGAAGGTGACGGGCGGGACGGTACTCGGCCGGCTGACCGAGGGGGCCGACGCCTCCCCGTACCTCCACTTCACGATCCGCCCCGCGGGCCGCGGGGCGCCGAAGATCGACCCGAAGCCGATCCTCGACGGATGGAAGCTGCTCGAGGCGACCGCGATCTACCGCGCCGCCGGCAAGAACCCGTTCGAACAGTCGGAAGCCGACACGGGCCAGATCCTGCTGATGAGCAAGGAGCAGCTGATCAAGCAGGTCACCTCCGACCCCGGGATCGAGATCTACTCCTGCGGCGTCGACGACATCCGCAGCGGCCAGATCGATCGCCGAATCCTGGCGCTGCTCGCCTACCTCTCCGAGCGCGGCCTCGACCCCACGGTCACCTCTCTGCGTTGCGGTCGCAGCAGCATCTACACCTCGTCGGGCGGCATCTCTCAACACTCGTTCGGCGGAGCCGTCGACATCGCGCAGATCAACGGGATCTCGATGCTCGGAAACCAGGGTCCAGGCACGATCACCGAGTCGACGATCGAAGAGATCCTCAAGCTCCAGGGCCCGATGGTCCCCGACCAGGTGATCTCGCTGATGGAGATGGGCGGGCCGACGTTCTCGCTGCCTGATCACAACGACCACATCCATGTCGGTTATGCCGCGACGACCGAATCGACGATCGGCGGCGAGCCGAGCGCCCGTGAGTCCTCGGTACTCAAGCCCGACCAGTGGGACCGCCTGATCGACCAGCTTGGGAAGATCGATAACCCCGACGTTCTCTCGCGACCATCGCGCTTCGCGCTGCCGGCTGAGCAGGGCAAGAGCAAGCGGTTGAAGGGCCGCGCCTCCTCCGCCCACATCGCCGAGTAG
- a CDS encoding MerR family transcriptional regulator, which translates to MAGDEYISIEEAAEISGVDVETLEDWVRRRVLRVRRHNWTRAAAAQARVVARMRERGHSLDELRKAVSDGRLAFGFVEELLPGRERSRTLADAAESAGLEAELVERIQVMLGTPSELSTTLTDEDVEAMKLVAGTLEDGMPLVAVLQLVRVYAQSIRKIAEAEVRLFHLFVHEPMIRDGVGAAEIATQMEGMVSSLLPATAPLMRYVHERYLRFYLEQDVVGHMETDFAGDLETGLGHVQMTFCFIDLTGFTRYTEEEGDEEAIGLIERFVETVESTLPSEALIVKTIGDEVMVVSPDASMLTEWAVGFLTLFSERPKPRVGLHHGRAVYRDGDYFGTEVNLAHRIVNRALAGEVMVTESILEATHGVDYLEFEPIGAVELKGFPAPVELFTAVSKATGPE; encoded by the coding sequence TTGGCGGGGGACGAATACATAAGCATCGAGGAGGCGGCCGAGATCTCGGGCGTCGACGTCGAGACGCTCGAGGACTGGGTCCGAAGGCGCGTGCTGCGTGTCCGTCGCCACAACTGGACCCGGGCGGCGGCGGCGCAGGCCCGGGTCGTCGCCCGGATGCGCGAGCGCGGCCACTCACTCGACGAGCTGCGAAAGGCCGTCAGCGACGGGCGGCTCGCGTTCGGGTTCGTCGAGGAGCTGCTGCCGGGTCGCGAGCGCTCCCGCACCCTCGCCGACGCGGCCGAGAGCGCCGGCCTCGAGGCCGAGCTCGTCGAGCGCATCCAGGTGATGCTCGGCACCCCCTCGGAGCTCTCGACGACGCTGACCGACGAGGACGTCGAGGCGATGAAGCTCGTCGCGGGGACGCTCGAGGACGGGATGCCGCTCGTCGCGGTGCTCCAGCTCGTCCGTGTCTACGCGCAGTCGATCCGCAAGATCGCCGAGGCCGAGGTGCGGCTGTTCCACCTCTTCGTCCACGAGCCGATGATCCGAGACGGCGTCGGCGCGGCCGAGATCGCGACCCAGATGGAGGGCATGGTCAGCTCGCTGCTCCCGGCGACCGCCCCGCTGATGCGCTACGTCCACGAGCGCTACCTGCGCTTCTACCTGGAGCAGGACGTCGTCGGCCACATGGAGACGGACTTCGCCGGCGACCTCGAGACGGGCCTCGGCCACGTCCAGATGACGTTCTGCTTCATCGACCTGACCGGTTTCACCCGCTACACGGAGGAGGAGGGCGACGAGGAGGCGATCGGTCTGATCGAGCGCTTCGTCGAGACGGTCGAGTCGACGCTGCCCTCCGAGGCTCTGATCGTCAAGACGATCGGCGACGAGGTGATGGTCGTCTCGCCTGACGCGTCGATGCTGACCGAATGGGCCGTCGGCTTCCTGACGCTGTTCTCCGAGCGCCCGAAGCCGCGGGTCGGGCTCCACCACGGCCGCGCCGTCTACCGCGACGGCGACTACTTCGGGACCGAGGTCAACCTCGCCCACCGGATCGTCAACCGTGCGCTGGCCGGCGAGGTGATGGTCACCGAGTCGATCCTCGAGGCGACCCACGGGGTCGACTACCTCGAGTTCGAGCCGATCGGCGCCGTCGAGCTGAAGGGCTTCCCGGCCCCGGTCGAGCTGTTCACCGCGGTCTCCAAGGCGACCGGCCCCGAGTAG
- a CDS encoding NAD-dependent epimerase/dehydratase family protein yields the protein MAHRARRVAVIGVSSVWGTEIARRLERDPEVEFVAGFDSTPPSGLDRTEFIEADVRSSVLARLLPSTEVDTVVHCGVLLYPENDKPARALHEINVIGTLQLLAACERAPTLRRVVVRGSAAIYGVEPTGPAFFTEDLARRMPLRTRFQRDVSELEQYFENFAARHPRLTCCMLRYQAEIGADIDTPLVRYLTLPVVPTQLGYDPRLQLLHEDDATAALEASIHSDVRGPVNVGAEGVISLSRLLRLARRPAAPLPHPLFAPALRRLGQALGAGPLYGDAVRLLRYGRGVDISRLRTDVGFEPRYSTAEAVRDFVEKTSSRRLVPPLHPGELAGRFGEARE from the coding sequence GTGGCGCACAGGGCGCGTCGCGTCGCCGTCATCGGCGTCTCGAGTGTCTGGGGGACCGAGATCGCCCGTCGCCTCGAGCGCGACCCCGAGGTCGAGTTCGTCGCTGGGTTCGACTCGACGCCACCCAGCGGCCTCGACCGGACCGAGTTCATCGAGGCCGATGTCCGCAGCTCCGTTCTCGCGCGTCTGCTGCCCTCGACCGAGGTCGACACCGTCGTCCATTGCGGCGTCCTGCTCTACCCGGAGAACGACAAGCCGGCGCGGGCGCTGCACGAGATCAACGTCATCGGCACGCTCCAGCTGCTGGCGGCCTGCGAGCGAGCGCCGACCCTGCGCCGGGTCGTCGTCCGCGGATCAGCGGCGATCTACGGCGTCGAGCCGACCGGCCCGGCGTTCTTCACCGAGGACCTCGCGCGACGGATGCCGCTTCGCACCCGCTTCCAGCGCGACGTCTCCGAGCTCGAGCAGTACTTCGAGAACTTCGCCGCCCGCCACCCGCGTCTGACCTGCTGCATGCTCCGCTACCAGGCTGAGATCGGCGCCGACATCGACACCCCGCTCGTCCGCTACCTGACGCTGCCGGTCGTCCCGACGCAGCTCGGCTACGACCCACGGCTCCAGCTGCTGCACGAGGACGACGCGACGGCGGCTCTCGAGGCCTCGATCCACTCCGACGTTCGCGGACCGGTCAACGTCGGAGCGGAGGGGGTCATCTCGCTCTCGCGCCTGCTGCGACTGGCGCGTCGTCCGGCGGCCCCGCTGCCGCATCCGCTGTTCGCCCCGGCGCTCCGCCGGCTCGGTCAGGCGCTCGGCGCCGGTCCGCTCTACGGCGACGCAGTGCGCCTGCTCCGCTACGGCCGCGGCGTCGACATCTCCCGCCTGCGCACCGACGTCGGGTTCGAACCGCGCTACAGCACCGCGGAGGCGGTCCGTGACTTCGTCGAGAAGACCTCGAGCCGCCGCCTCGTGCCGCCGCTCCATCCCGGTGAGCTCGCCGGCCGCTTCGGCGAGGCCCGCGAATGA
- a CDS encoding acyltransferase family protein yields the protein MSTRASDGATALADFLRRVRDQVENEPVLESIDGEAPEGLKAALSEVAGRLGRRVTGEYSEDEWGFDEDFAEAVFPLFEFLYSVWWRVGVEGVRNVPSHGRALLVANHGGSLFPFDATMMTMAVMKEHPLPRWPRFMVLDWAFMLPFVSSFMRRGGGVPASPHNASRLLESDELVMVFPEGVRGTGKPFEERYRLQRFGRGGFVEVALRSGAPIVPVAVVGAEETYPKLGESRLAARAVGAPYFPLTPTFPWFGPLGLIPLPSRWRIEFCQPIEVSQYGPDAAEDRRLVFDLSERVRETIQDAVYSNLVKRGPSFL from the coding sequence ATGAGCACCCGGGCGAGCGACGGCGCGACCGCGCTCGCGGACTTCCTGCGCCGGGTGCGCGACCAGGTCGAGAACGAGCCCGTGCTCGAGTCGATCGACGGCGAGGCCCCCGAAGGGCTGAAGGCCGCGCTCTCGGAGGTGGCCGGCCGGCTCGGCCGACGCGTGACGGGTGAGTACTCCGAGGACGAGTGGGGCTTCGACGAGGACTTCGCCGAGGCCGTCTTCCCCTTGTTCGAGTTCCTCTACAGCGTCTGGTGGCGGGTCGGGGTCGAGGGCGTTCGCAACGTGCCCTCGCACGGTCGCGCGCTGCTCGTCGCCAACCACGGCGGATCGCTGTTCCCGTTCGACGCGACGATGATGACCATGGCGGTGATGAAGGAGCATCCGCTGCCCCGCTGGCCGCGGTTCATGGTCCTCGACTGGGCGTTCATGCTGCCGTTCGTCTCGAGCTTCATGCGCCGCGGCGGCGGCGTACCGGCGAGCCCGCACAACGCCAGCCGCCTGCTCGAATCCGACGAGCTCGTGATGGTGTTCCCGGAGGGTGTGCGCGGGACCGGCAAGCCGTTCGAGGAGCGCTACCGGCTGCAGCGCTTCGGCCGCGGCGGCTTCGTCGAGGTCGCGCTGCGCTCGGGGGCACCGATCGTCCCGGTCGCCGTCGTCGGGGCGGAGGAGACCTACCCGAAGCTCGGCGAGTCGCGGCTCGCCGCCCGCGCGGTCGGCGCGCCCTATTTCCCGCTCACCCCGACCTTCCCGTGGTTCGGGCCGCTCGGGCTGATCCCGCTGCCCTCGCGCTGGCGGATCGAGTTCTGCCAGCCGATCGAGGTCTCCCAGTACGGCCCCGACGCCGCCGAGGACAGGCGGCTCGTCTTCGACCTCTCCGAGCGCGTCCGCGAGACGATCCAGGACGCCGTCTACTCGAACCTCGTCAAACGCGGCCCCAGCTTCCTCTGA
- the tilS gene encoding tRNA lysidine(34) synthetase TilS — protein sequence MRVEAVEALSEVVRRSRLVPDGTHGVAMISGGADSACLAAGLTRALGPERVHALHVNYGLRPTSDRDEATCRRLCAALRIDLHVERVRLPASGNLQDAARQARYDAAERLRERTAGDWIATGHTRTDLAETFIYRLAASPGSRSLLGMRARNGWVVRPLLALERDDSRAFAAESGLAYDDDESNADLGYARNRIRARVLPELEAVGERAQRNIAETQAEMLEEAGLIERVALDALERAGAGAGATAVRPIELSWGGAALARVCMRMLAERAAGRTVALNRRRTAEILRLSQSPEGGTVEIGGGVRAVCESGWVRFEVAGALDASPAVHPAVSMSVPGACRVGDWEVQAQVAGVSDRIEPGLSTLDARALGGSVEVRTWREGDRIRPLGMRGTKTLGDLFTDRGVPRSLRDSLPVVVAGGRIAWVAGVAISDDFRLPVTGGETVVLTARPAA from the coding sequence GTGCGAGTCGAGGCGGTCGAAGCCCTGTCTGAGGTCGTGCGCCGTTCTCGTCTCGTCCCGGACGGGACGCACGGCGTCGCGATGATCTCCGGCGGCGCCGATTCGGCCTGCCTCGCCGCGGGGCTGACACGCGCGCTCGGACCCGAGCGCGTCCACGCGCTCCACGTCAACTACGGCCTGCGCCCGACGTCGGACCGCGACGAGGCGACCTGCCGCCGGCTCTGCGCCGCGCTGCGAATCGACCTCCACGTCGAGCGCGTCCGGCTGCCGGCCTCCGGCAACCTTCAGGACGCCGCGCGCCAGGCCCGCTACGACGCCGCCGAGCGGCTGCGTGAGCGCACGGCCGGCGACTGGATCGCGACCGGCCACACGCGCACCGACCTCGCCGAGACATTCATCTACCGCCTCGCCGCCTCGCCCGGCAGCCGCTCGCTGCTCGGGATGCGGGCGCGAAACGGCTGGGTGGTCCGCCCGCTGCTCGCGCTCGAGCGCGACGACTCGCGCGCCTTCGCCGCCGAGTCCGGGCTCGCCTACGACGACGACGAGTCGAACGCCGACCTCGGCTACGCCCGCAACCGGATCCGCGCCCGCGTCCTGCCCGAGCTCGAGGCCGTCGGCGAGCGCGCGCAGCGAAACATCGCCGAGACCCAGGCCGAGATGCTCGAGGAGGCCGGGCTGATCGAGCGCGTCGCGCTCGACGCGCTGGAGCGCGCCGGAGCCGGGGCCGGGGCCACCGCGGTGCGGCCGATCGAGCTCTCCTGGGGCGGCGCGGCGCTCGCCCGCGTCTGCATGCGCATGCTCGCCGAGCGCGCCGCGGGCCGCACGGTGGCCCTGAACCGCCGCCGGACGGCCGAGATCCTTCGCCTCTCCCAGAGCCCCGAGGGCGGGACCGTCGAGATCGGTGGCGGCGTTCGCGCCGTCTGCGAGAGCGGTTGGGTCCGCTTCGAGGTCGCCGGCGCGCTCGACGCCTCCCCGGCGGTCCATCCCGCGGTCTCGATGAGTGTCCCCGGCGCCTGCCGGGTCGGCGACTGGGAGGTCCAAGCCCAGGTCGCGGGCGTCTCGGACCGGATCGAGCCCGGGCTCTCGACGCTCGACGCCCGCGCGCTCGGCGGCAGCGTCGAGGTCCGGACCTGGCGCGAGGGCGACCGGATCCGCCCGCTCGGCATGCGCGGCACGAAGACGCTAGGCGACCTGTTCACCGACCGCGGCGTCCCGCGCTCGCTGCGAGACAGCCTGCCGGTGGTCGTCGCCGGCGGCCGGATCGCGTGGGTCGCCGGCGTCGCGATCTCCGACGACTTCAGGCTCCCCGTGACCGGGGGCGAGACGGTCGTGCTGACCGCGCGCCCGGCCGCCTAG
- the hpt gene encoding hypoxanthine phosphoribosyltransferase, whose translation MEAGPGQVGEVLVSESELAKRTAELGAQISADYAGRDLLLIGVLKGAVLFIADLMREIKVPVEIDFMAVSSYGSATDSSGVVRILKDLDAAINDRDVLIVEDIIDSGLTLHYLMKNLRAREPRSLEVCALLTKPERRRVEIPIRYVGFEIPDKFAIGYGLDHAQRHRNLPYVAVVQDGDQPS comes from the coding sequence GTGGAGGCAGGCCCTGGGCAGGTCGGAGAGGTCCTCGTCTCGGAATCCGAGCTCGCGAAGCGCACCGCCGAGCTCGGCGCGCAGATCTCGGCCGACTACGCGGGCCGCGACCTGCTGCTGATCGGCGTCCTCAAGGGCGCGGTGCTGTTCATCGCCGACCTGATGAGAGAGATCAAGGTCCCGGTCGAGATCGACTTCATGGCGGTCTCGAGCTACGGCTCGGCGACGGACTCCTCCGGCGTCGTGCGGATCCTCAAGGACCTCGACGCGGCGATCAACGACCGCGACGTGCTGATCGTCGAGGACATCATCGACTCGGGCCTCACGCTCCACTACCTGATGAAGAACCTGAGGGCCCGAGAGCCGCGCTCGCTCGAGGTCTGCGCGCTGCTGACCAAGCCCGAGCGGCGGCGGGTCGAGATCCCGATTCGCTACGTCGGCTTCGAGATCCCGGACAAGTTCGCGATCGGCTACGGGCTCGATCACGCCCAGCGCCATCGCAACCTGCCCTACGTCGCCGTCGTGCAAGACGGCGATCAGCCGAGCTGA